One Bacteroidota bacterium DNA window includes the following coding sequences:
- the tsaB gene encoding tRNA (adenosine(37)-N6)-threonylcarbamoyltransferase complex dimerization subunit type 1 TsaB — translation MAKLLFLETATQICSVALAEDGVLLSIKESDSTNSHSSLLTNFIQNVVSDAKIKLQDLDAIVISKGPGSYTGLRIGVSAAKGLCYSLDKPLIAVNTLQSMAMGMKKNENDSKAIFCPMIDARRMEVYTALFDNQNNELEPTSAKIIDESSFIDLLKDHTVYFGGDGAEKCKSVLSKNQNAKFMDEFRISAKDMIKIAFQKFNAGQFVDVAYFEPYYLKDFIAGIPKVKGLK, via the coding sequence ATGGCTAAATTATTATTTCTGGAAACCGCGACACAAATTTGTTCGGTTGCACTTGCCGAAGATGGTGTTTTACTTTCAATAAAAGAAAGTGATTCAACAAACTCGCATTCTTCCCTTCTGACCAATTTTATTCAAAATGTTGTCAGTGATGCGAAAATTAAATTGCAAGATTTGGATGCCATTGTTATTAGCAAAGGACCCGGTTCCTATACCGGTTTGCGCATTGGCGTTTCTGCTGCCAAAGGATTATGCTACTCGTTGGATAAACCATTAATTGCAGTTAATACGCTTCAAAGTATGGCAATGGGCATGAAAAAAAATGAAAATGACTCAAAAGCGATTTTTTGCCCGATGATCGATGCCCGAAGAATGGAAGTTTATACCGCACTGTTTGACAATCAGAATAATGAACTGGAACCTACCTCCGCTAAAATTATTGATGAGTCGTCATTTATTGATTTATTAAAAGATCACACCGTTTATTTTGGGGGCGATGGAGCTGAAAAATGTAAAAGTGTTTTATCAAAAAACCAGAATGCTAAGTTCATGGATGAGTTTCGCATTTCAGCAAAAGATATGATTAAAATTGCTTTTCAGAAATTTAATGCCGGACAATTTGTTGATGTAGCCTATTTTGAACCCTATTATTTAAAAGATTTTATTGCCGGAATTCCTAAGGTTAAAGGGTTGAAATAA
- a CDS encoding heavy-metal-associated domain-containing protein has protein sequence MKTKINLLLSIMLFIGITASAQDSKTEEFKVYGNCGMCKTRIEKAAKAIEGVSMAEWDKTNKMAKVSFDTGKTNLPEIQKAIAKVGHDTDKYKADDKVYEKLPGCCLYDRPVAEKKNIK, from the coding sequence ATGAAAACTAAAATTAATTTACTACTAAGCATCATGCTATTTATTGGCATTACAGCATCGGCTCAAGATTCAAAAACAGAAGAATTTAAGGTTTATGGAAATTGCGGTATGTGCAAAACCCGTATTGAAAAAGCAGCAAAAGCAATTGAGGGAGTGAGCATGGCCGAATGGGACAAAACAAACAAAATGGCCAAAGTATCATTTGATACCGGCAAAACCAATTTGCCGGAAATTCAAAAGGCTATTGCAAAAGTTGGTCACGATACAGATAAATACAAAGCCGATGATAAAGTTTACGAAAAACTTCCCGGTTGTTGTTTATATGATCGCCCGGTAGCTGAAAAAAAGAATATTAAATAG
- a CDS encoding efflux RND transporter periplasmic adaptor subunit, whose translation MKPIKFFSNTYFKAGLLLIAGLLLGWLFFHHSEPNQISTESTTHEHSDAEKTIWTCAMHPQIRMDKSGDCPICGMDLIPLKSSNVEIDDQAIEMSESAMKLAEVQTSIVSRGQASKEVLLYGKIQVDERLKQSQTAHVPGRIEKLLINVTGEQVKKGQLIARIYSPELVTAQKELIEALSLKDKYPALVEAAREKLRNWKLSKDQINEIEQSGNVSSTFEIFANTSGIVVSRKVNEGDYINKGAVLFDVVDLSKVWGIFDAYESDLNWISMDQNVEFTSQAIPGKTFTGKITFIDPIINATTRTAGIRIEMNNSEMLLKPEMFINGIIHSTLKENADQLTIPQTAVLWTGTRSVVYVKIPETEHASFKLREITLGAAMKNTYVVLEGLTEGEEIVTNGTFSIDAAAQLAGKTSMMNPTGGIGSIPHDMSKMNADSEKQTEQSKPKMDMNPKPMNVPSGFKSQLGEVVESYLTLKDAFVATDEKLAVASAKLTLEQLGKVEMSLLKGDSHNLWMKEMKSIEENLKGIISMQGIEMKRSHFELVSDHLTIAIKSFGFVLKNKNTIYVQFCPMAFDNKGAFWLSADEEINNPYFGDMMLRCGETKEVIKSE comes from the coding sequence ATGAAACCAATAAAGTTTTTTTCAAATACATATTTTAAAGCCGGTTTGCTTTTAATTGCTGGTTTACTGCTTGGATGGTTGTTTTTCCATCATTCCGAACCCAATCAAATTTCAACAGAATCTACAACACATGAACATTCAGATGCTGAAAAAACCATCTGGACTTGCGCCATGCATCCTCAAATAAGAATGGATAAATCTGGTGATTGTCCAATCTGTGGCATGGATTTAATTCCATTAAAAAGTTCAAATGTTGAAATTGATGATCAAGCCATTGAAATGAGTGAATCGGCTATGAAATTGGCCGAAGTTCAAACATCTATTGTGAGCCGCGGACAAGCCTCTAAAGAGGTTCTTCTATATGGCAAAATACAAGTTGATGAACGTTTAAAACAGTCGCAAACTGCTCATGTGCCCGGCCGTATCGAAAAACTACTGATAAATGTAACCGGAGAACAGGTAAAGAAAGGTCAGTTAATCGCCAGAATTTATTCTCCCGAATTGGTAACTGCACAAAAAGAGTTGATTGAAGCACTTTCATTAAAGGACAAATATCCGGCTTTAGTTGAAGCAGCGCGAGAAAAATTGCGCAACTGGAAACTTTCAAAGGATCAAATCAACGAAATTGAACAATCGGGGAATGTATCATCCACTTTTGAAATTTTTGCTAACACTTCAGGAATTGTAGTTAGCCGGAAGGTAAATGAAGGTGATTATATTAACAAAGGAGCCGTATTGTTCGATGTGGTTGATTTATCGAAGGTATGGGGCATATTCGATGCTTATGAATCAGACCTGAATTGGATTTCGATGGACCAAAATGTAGAATTCACGAGCCAGGCAATTCCCGGAAAAACTTTTACCGGGAAAATAACCTTTATCGATCCAATCATTAATGCAACAACCCGAACTGCCGGTATAAGAATTGAAATGAATAATTCTGAGATGCTGTTAAAACCCGAAATGTTTATTAACGGGATCATTCATTCCACCTTAAAAGAAAATGCTGATCAACTCACAATTCCACAAACAGCAGTTTTATGGACTGGAACACGTTCAGTCGTTTATGTGAAAATACCGGAAACAGAACATGCCTCTTTTAAATTACGGGAAATAACCTTAGGTGCTGCAATGAAGAATACTTATGTTGTACTTGAAGGATTGACGGAAGGTGAAGAAATTGTAACCAATGGAACTTTCAGTATTGATGCAGCTGCACAATTGGCCGGTAAAACCAGCATGATGAATCCAACAGGCGGGATTGGTTCAATCCCTCATGATATGTCGAAAATGAATGCCGATAGTGAGAAGCAAACTGAGCAATCCAAGCCAAAAATGGATATGAATCCGAAACCGATGAATGTACCTTCCGGTTTTAAATCTCAATTAGGTGAAGTAGTTGAGTCCTATCTTACATTGAAAGATGCCTTTGTTGCCACGGATGAAAAACTTGCGGTCGCTTCTGCGAAATTGACCTTAGAGCAACTTGGAAAAGTTGAAATGTCGCTTTTAAAAGGCGATTCTCATAATCTTTGGATGAAGGAAATGAAATCCATTGAGGAAAACCTTAAAGGTATTATTTCGATGCAGGGAATTGAAATGAAACGAAGCCACTTTGAGCTTGTTTCAGATCATCTGACCATCGCAATAAAAAGCTTTGGATTTGTGCTGAAGAATAAAAATACAATTTATGTTCAATTTTGCCCAATGGCATTCGACAATAAAGGTGCTTTTTGGTTAAGTGCCGACGAAGAAATCAATAATCCTTATTTTGGAGATATGATGCTCAGATGTGGAGAAACTAAAGAAGTTATTAAATCGGAATAA
- a CDS encoding TolC family protein → MEKIKTYIVIIILLIVLKTGFAQETENISLDGYLEMAAQNNPELKATFNQYLASLEKVPQVGSLPDPQSSFGVFTKPMAILGGSQVANIQVMQMFPWFGTLKTAKDEASEMAKAKFQLFNAAKAELFYRVKTNWYQLIKLDREIALVEENIQLLESLEKLAMIKFQAPTSDGSSSGTTGSGSMNTTSTENMNSGANDMGGMKTNQMTSAPLTATSMSNSSMPEGMGGQQSGLQNVLRVKMEILEQQNKLLLMKDQRLTTENIFNALLNSDLKTRIQINDSLSIQQLPTEKLAIVDSILNNNPMLAMLGNEAVSYELMGQKAKKMGLPMLGVGLNYMLNQKRDGNTFMMNGTDMLMPMLSVSIPIYRKKYNAMQNEAILMQEAVKQQTIGLKNNLMVQYRSFVQNLDDAKRRVTLYQQQEELAQKTTDLLLAGFATSGTNYEEVLRMQYKVLDFGFKHIEAITDYNMSVALAEKLMNSIKR, encoded by the coding sequence ATGGAAAAAATAAAAACATACATCGTTATAATCATCCTTTTAATAGTTCTTAAAACTGGATTTGCACAGGAAACCGAGAATATTTCGCTGGATGGTTATTTGGAAATGGCTGCACAAAACAACCCTGAATTAAAGGCAACATTTAACCAATATTTAGCATCGCTTGAAAAAGTACCCCAGGTTGGTTCTTTGCCCGATCCGCAATCTTCATTTGGGGTTTTTACAAAACCAATGGCAATACTAGGCGGAAGTCAGGTGGCAAATATTCAGGTAATGCAAATGTTCCCCTGGTTTGGTACACTCAAAACTGCTAAAGACGAGGCTTCTGAAATGGCAAAAGCAAAATTTCAATTGTTTAATGCGGCCAAAGCCGAATTGTTTTATCGCGTTAAAACAAACTGGTATCAATTAATTAAACTCGACCGTGAAATCGCGCTGGTTGAAGAAAACATTCAATTACTCGAATCGCTTGAAAAACTGGCAATGATTAAATTTCAAGCACCAACCTCAGACGGTAGTTCTTCCGGAACAACAGGATCAGGATCAATGAATACAACCTCAACAGAAAACATGAATTCCGGAGCAAATGACATGGGTGGCATGAAAACGAATCAGATGACATCAGCTCCGCTTACTGCAACCAGTATGTCAAATAGTTCAATGCCGGAAGGAATGGGAGGTCAGCAAAGCGGATTACAAAATGTACTTCGCGTTAAGATGGAAATCCTGGAACAGCAAAACAAATTGCTACTGATGAAGGACCAACGACTCACAACCGAAAACATTTTCAACGCACTACTCAACAGTGATTTAAAAACCCGGATTCAAATAAATGATTCGTTAAGCATTCAGCAATTGCCAACAGAAAAATTAGCTATTGTCGACAGTATTCTTAACAATAATCCAATGCTGGCCATGCTTGGAAATGAAGCTGTATCTTATGAACTTATGGGGCAAAAAGCCAAAAAAATGGGATTGCCCATGCTTGGGGTAGGACTTAATTACATGCTGAACCAAAAAAGGGATGGGAATACTTTTATGATGAACGGCACCGATATGTTAATGCCGATGCTTTCTGTTTCAATTCCCATCTACCGAAAGAAATACAATGCCATGCAAAACGAAGCGATATTGATGCAGGAAGCAGTTAAACAGCAAACCATTGGTTTAAAAAACAATTTGATGGTTCAATACCGAAGTTTTGTACAAAACCTTGACGATGCCAAAAGACGTGTGACGCTTTACCAACAGCAAGAAGAATTAGCCCAGAAAACCACCGATTTGCTCCTTGCCGGATTTGCAACATCCGGGACCAATTATGAAGAAGTACTTCGAATGCAATACAAGGTTTTGGACTTTGGATTTAAACACATAGAAGCAATAACAGATTACAATATGTCTGTGGCACTAGCTGAAAAATTAATGAATTCCATAAAAAGATAA
- a CDS encoding efflux RND transporter permease subunit — protein sequence MLNKIIKYFLEHRMISMMLLVVFILLGTVYAPFNWHTGSLPRDPIPVDAIPDIGDNQQIVATEWMGRSPKDIEDQITYPLSSSLLGIPGVKTIRSTSMFGMSFIYLIFDDDVEFYWSRSRILEKLNSLPSGTLPQSVQPTLGPDATALGQVFWYTLEGRDPKTGKPTGGWDPQELRTIQDFYVKYSLSSANGVSEVASIGGYVKEYQVDVDPNALKAFGVSVMDVMQAVSKSNLDIGAETIELNKVEYVIRGLGYVKSLDDLKEAVVTVRNNVPVRIRDVAKVSFGPAPRRGGLDKDGVEAVGAVVVARYGSNPMEVINNVKRKIAEIEPGLPSKTLDDGTISKVTVVPFYDRTGLIMETIGTLESSLSHEILISIIVIIVLIINLRASIIVSLLLPVGVLMTFIAMKWMGVDANIVALSGIAIAIGVMVDIGIVDVENIIRHLEMPENENSRGKRLVQVIYEATSEVRGAVTVALATTVVSFLPVFVMEGAEGKLFTPLAFTKTFALLASYLLGMIVLPTLAYYLFNFRLDTKRTRKVFNWILIVAGVLIFVIWGIWPALALTAIGFNNLMALRWPENRKNFTNLINIAITLLFAIYYLAIGWLPLGAHNSNFSNYLFVGLAITLVLLILSLIVYFYVPILKWALSNKWTFMALPIITILFGILAWQGAHRVFGFMPEGIQKTSAWQSFDKTFPGLGKEFMPALDEGSFLLMPTSMPHAGIEMNQEYVEILDKRLSAIPEVEIAVGKWGRINSALDPAPVQMFENTINYLPEYILDENGHRMAFKIDHDDNFLLQDGSTYNRERDGYRKMSREQLVPDKNGDNFRQWRPEIKSPDDIWNEIIKVTNIPGLTSAPRLQPIQTRLVMLSTGMRAPMGLKVYGPDLETIEKAGIELETMLKEVPSIKAPSVFYDRAVGAPYIEINLNRPAIARYGMTVQDVQEILQVAVGGMALTTSVEGRERFQIRVRYARELRSSPEEIKKILVPSMTGVQVPLGELADITYTRGPQMIRSENTFLNGYVIFDKIEGRAEVDVVEDAQKFLKEKIASGELVLQSGVSYAFAGNYENQIRATKRLAIVIPISLIAVFLLLYFQFKTFTASSIHFSGVFVAFAGGFIMLWLYSQPWFLNFSVSGVEMRHLFQIHTINLSVAVWVGFIALFGIATDDGVLMGTYIHQVFEERHPKTVQEVRDAVIFAGHKRVRPAMMTSAVTIIALLPVLSSTGKGADIMIPMAIPTFGGMVIQLMTIFVVPILQCFWREGEVKKNETKALTIEN from the coding sequence ATGCTTAATAAAATAATCAAATATTTTCTGGAACACAGGATGATTTCGATGATGCTATTGGTCGTTTTCATCCTACTCGGAACGGTGTATGCCCCCTTTAACTGGCATACGGGCTCCCTGCCCCGCGATCCGATTCCGGTGGATGCCATTCCCGATATTGGCGACAACCAGCAGATTGTTGCCACTGAATGGATGGGCCGTTCTCCAAAAGACATCGAAGATCAAATAACTTACCCACTTAGTAGCTCATTACTGGGTATTCCGGGTGTGAAAACCATCCGCAGTACTTCCATGTTTGGGATGTCCTTCATTTATCTGATCTTTGATGATGATGTTGAATTCTATTGGAGCCGTTCGCGGATTCTTGAAAAACTCAATTCCTTGCCGTCCGGTACATTGCCACAAAGTGTTCAACCTACTTTAGGCCCTGATGCGACGGCTTTGGGACAAGTTTTCTGGTACACGCTTGAAGGCCGTGACCCCAAAACGGGTAAACCCACTGGTGGTTGGGATCCTCAAGAGCTCCGTACTATTCAGGACTTTTATGTGAAATATTCCCTCTCATCGGCAAATGGAGTTTCAGAAGTAGCAAGCATAGGTGGTTATGTAAAAGAATATCAGGTAGATGTCGATCCCAATGCACTTAAAGCTTTTGGTGTTTCTGTAATGGACGTGATGCAGGCTGTAAGCAAAAGCAATTTAGATATTGGTGCAGAAACTATTGAGTTGAACAAAGTGGAATACGTCATTCGTGGTTTGGGTTATGTGAAAAGCCTAGATGATTTGAAAGAAGCGGTGGTTACGGTTCGCAATAATGTGCCGGTTCGAATTCGCGATGTTGCGAAAGTCAGTTTTGGGCCGGCTCCCCGTCGTGGTGGTTTGGATAAGGACGGAGTTGAAGCCGTTGGCGCGGTGGTTGTTGCACGTTATGGTTCAAATCCCATGGAGGTCATCAATAATGTTAAAAGGAAAATCGCTGAAATTGAACCGGGTCTTCCATCCAAAACATTGGATGATGGAACCATTTCAAAGGTTACAGTTGTTCCTTTTTATGACCGCACAGGGTTAATTATGGAGACCATCGGAACCCTCGAATCTTCGCTATCGCATGAAATCCTTATCTCCATCATCGTCATTATTGTATTGATCATTAATCTCAGGGCATCAATCATTGTTTCGCTCCTATTGCCGGTTGGAGTGCTGATGACCTTCATTGCGATGAAATGGATGGGTGTGGATGCCAACATAGTTGCCCTCTCGGGTATTGCCATCGCCATTGGGGTAATGGTCGATATTGGGATTGTGGATGTGGAAAATATCATCCGGCATCTGGAGATGCCTGAAAACGAAAATTCCAGGGGGAAACGCCTTGTTCAGGTGATTTATGAAGCGACTTCGGAAGTCCGTGGCGCAGTTACGGTTGCACTAGCTACTACGGTTGTGAGTTTTCTTCCGGTTTTTGTTATGGAAGGTGCCGAAGGAAAACTTTTCACTCCATTGGCTTTTACCAAAACTTTCGCGTTGCTGGCCTCCTATCTATTGGGAATGATTGTGTTGCCCACGTTGGCTTACTATCTTTTCAACTTCCGGTTAGATACAAAACGAACCCGAAAGGTTTTTAACTGGATACTGATTGTTGCAGGTGTGCTGATTTTTGTCATTTGGGGAATCTGGCCCGCACTGGCGCTCACTGCTATTGGGTTCAATAACCTGATGGCTCTTCGCTGGCCCGAAAATCGCAAGAATTTCACCAACCTAATCAATATTGCCATAACCCTTTTGTTCGCAATATATTATCTGGCTATTGGATGGCTGCCGCTGGGGGCGCATAACAGCAACTTCTCCAATTATTTGTTTGTCGGGCTTGCCATTACACTGGTTCTGCTGATTCTTTCGCTGATCGTGTATTTCTACGTACCAATCTTGAAATGGGCTTTGAGCAACAAATGGACATTTATGGCTTTACCCATCATCACCATCCTTTTTGGAATATTGGCCTGGCAAGGCGCACACCGTGTTTTTGGTTTTATGCCCGAAGGAATTCAGAAAACCTCTGCCTGGCAAAGTTTCGACAAAACATTCCCCGGATTGGGAAAGGAATTTATGCCTGCATTGGACGAAGGCTCCTTTTTACTGATGCCTACCAGTATGCCACATGCCGGTATTGAAATGAATCAAGAGTATGTTGAAATACTCGACAAACGATTGTCAGCAATTCCTGAAGTAGAGATTGCCGTCGGAAAATGGGGACGCATCAATTCGGCCTTGGATCCGGCGCCAGTGCAGATGTTTGAAAATACAATCAACTATTTGCCTGAATATATTCTGGATGAAAACGGACACCGCATGGCGTTTAAAATTGACCACGATGATAATTTTCTGCTTCAAGATGGATCGACTTATAACCGCGAACGGGATGGGTATCGGAAAATGAGCAGAGAGCAACTTGTACCTGATAAAAATGGCGATAACTTCAGGCAATGGCGACCAGAAATTAAATCACCCGACGATATCTGGAATGAAATTATTAAGGTAACCAACATTCCGGGACTGACTTCCGCTCCTCGGTTGCAGCCCATTCAAACACGACTGGTTATGCTTTCGACAGGAATGCGGGCACCCATGGGACTCAAAGTTTATGGGCCTGACTTAGAGACCATCGAGAAAGCGGGCATCGAACTGGAAACTATGTTAAAGGAAGTTCCATCGATCAAAGCTCCTTCTGTTTTTTACGACCGTGCTGTGGGCGCTCCGTACATCGAAATAAATCTCAATCGGCCTGCCATTGCCCGCTACGGAATGACGGTTCAGGATGTTCAGGAGATTTTGCAGGTTGCCGTTGGCGGTATGGCTTTGACCACTTCGGTTGAAGGCCGTGAACGGTTCCAGATCAGGGTGCGTTATGCCCGCGAATTGCGTTCAAGCCCCGAAGAGATCAAAAAAATTCTAGTCCCATCTATGACAGGCGTTCAGGTGCCACTTGGCGAACTTGCCGACATTACCTACACCCGTGGGCCACAAATGATACGAAGCGAAAACACCTTTCTAAACGGTTATGTGATATTCGACAAGATTGAAGGACGCGCTGAAGTAGATGTGGTAGAGGATGCGCAGAAATTTCTGAAAGAGAAAATCGCATCGGGCGAATTGGTTTTGCAGTCTGGCGTAAGCTATGCTTTTGCTGGAAATTACGAAAATCAGATCAGAGCGACCAAACGTCTGGCCATTGTAATTCCAATTAGTTTGATCGCGGTATTTCTGTTGCTCTATTTTCAGTTTAAAACATTTACTGCCTCGTCGATCCATTTTTCGGGAGTGTTTGTGGCCTTTGCCGGAGGTTTTATTATGCTTTGGCTATACAGCCAACCATGGTTCCTGAATTTTTCAGTCTCCGGAGTTGAAATGCGCCACCTTTTCCAGATACACACTATCAACCTGAGTGTTGCAGTGTGGGTCGGGTTTATCGCCCTTTTTGGCATTGCCACCGACGATGGCGTTTTGATGGGAACCTACATCCATCAGGTGTTTGAAGAGCGTCATCCAAAGACAGTGCAGGAAGTCAGGGACGCGGTAATCTTCGCCGGGCATAAAAGGGTCCGGCCTGCAATGATGACCTCGGCTGTTACAATTATCGCCCTTTTACCTGTACTCTCATCGACCGGGAAAGGTGCTGATATCATGATTCCAATGGCAATCCCAACTTTTGGCGGTATGGTCATCCAACTGATGACCATATTTGTGGTTCCGATCCTTCAGTGTTTTTGGCGTGAAGGGGAAGTCAAAAAAAATGAAACAAAAGCATTAACCATTGAAAATTAG
- a CDS encoding TolC family protein has translation MKKIKILNIFLALIICGSVFAQNMDEVLHSVLLNNKSIRANNTYLNKLNIEAKTGLTLNNPTISYSHLWDQNNKTGYGEEFEVFQSFDFPSSYAYKNTISNLEIEKTEDSRKLFSIDILLEAKMACIEIIYLKRKKEESKIRANYAMKLVNNIRTKLQNGYTTQFELDKALISEMIIQNEYMDISNLLQKKEDHLVELNGGQAIQLNIADYPEQPIPESLNTLFEHVESVDPLNKLIELEIKIAELNIKLTRIGSLPEFEVGYKLEKSTLDKFSGVILGMSVPLWQNKNKVSVSKINMDHMKSNIVQHENEHYYHIKSIYDDYISASERLSKFQGLWNKLNYLKNIEKALEEGEISTTEYFLELKTLYELKDNLLDIEKDYQLLLSQLNKFELLKLL, from the coding sequence ATGAAGAAAATTAAAATTTTAAATATATTCCTTGCACTGATCATTTGCGGTTCAGTTTTTGCACAAAATATGGATGAAGTGCTTCATTCGGTTTTGTTGAACAATAAAAGTATTCGGGCTAACAATACTTATTTAAATAAGTTGAATATTGAGGCTAAAACAGGCCTGACCCTGAATAATCCTACCATATCATATTCACATTTATGGGATCAAAATAATAAAACCGGTTATGGGGAAGAGTTTGAAGTATTCCAATCATTTGATTTTCCAAGCAGCTATGCTTATAAAAATACCATTTCGAATTTGGAAATTGAAAAAACTGAAGATAGCCGAAAATTATTTTCTATCGATATTTTATTAGAGGCTAAAATGGCTTGCATAGAAATCATCTACCTGAAGAGAAAAAAAGAAGAGAGCAAGATAAGGGCAAATTATGCCATGAAATTAGTTAATAATATTCGAACCAAGCTTCAAAATGGTTATACCACTCAATTTGAACTAGATAAAGCATTAATTAGCGAAATGATAATCCAGAATGAGTATATGGATATTTCAAATCTTCTCCAGAAAAAAGAAGATCATTTAGTTGAACTAAATGGTGGTCAAGCTATTCAATTAAATATAGCTGATTATCCCGAACAACCTATCCCAGAGTCATTAAACACTTTATTTGAGCATGTCGAATCAGTTGATCCGCTTAATAAGCTGATCGAATTAGAGATCAAAATTGCTGAATTGAACATAAAACTTACCAGGATCGGCTCTTTACCCGAATTTGAAGTAGGTTATAAATTAGAAAAAAGCACCTTAGATAAATTCTCAGGGGTTATCCTTGGAATGTCGGTTCCTTTGTGGCAAAATAAAAATAAAGTGTCCGTTAGTAAAATCAATATGGATCATATGAAAAGCAATATCGTGCAGCACGAGAATGAGCATTACTATCATATTAAATCCATTTATGATGATTACATTTCAGCAAGTGAACGACTCTCAAAATTTCAGGGATTATGGAATAAACTTAATTATCTGAAAAATATCGAAAAGGCACTGGAAGAAGGTGAAATTTCAACAACCGAGTATTTTCTTGAGTTGAAAACCTTGTACGAACTAAAGGACAATTTACTGGATATCGAAAAAGATTACCAACTACTTCTGAGTCAATTAAACAAATTTGAACTATTGAAACTATTGTAA